One stretch of Gadus macrocephalus chromosome 12, ASM3116895v1 DNA includes these proteins:
- the LOC132468833 gene encoding uncharacterized protein LOC132468833 isoform X2, whose translation MIVWEMFLIPVSLAVGVMSLNCTLKILDEPPGQIKVLPGSSLKLYYTVECQEAKVACFFSANSSEGAFTCIDESSEMSCNYTLIIVQVKDSGWYYCKFKIDRPILCQVESGKTRVDVAGNEMEVTANPVNRNPGIKDVIQSKTLFIVSGVSALLLIVLVVMICVVQRRRRRHTEMTCPIYGNTRPPPATSRQQTSEPDPLVASRVPPEAQTPLKAKCRDVPEQDTSP comes from the exons ATGATAGTCTGGGAGATGTTCCTTATTCCAGTCTCCCTGGCAG TGGGTGTCATGTCGTTGAACTGTACACTCAAGATCCTGGATGAACCCCCAGGCCAGATCAAGGTTCTTCCTGGTTCCTCCCTGAAGCTGTACTACACCGTTGAATGCCAGGAAGCAAAGGTGGCCTGCTTCTTCTCCGCCAATAGTTCAGAAGGAGCCTTTACATGCATCGATGAATCCTCTGAGATGAGCTGCAATTACACACTCATAATTGTCCAAGTCAAGGACAGTGGATGGTACTATTGTAAATTCAAAATAGATCGACCTATATTATGCCAAGTAGAAAGCGGGAAAACGCGTGTTGATGTCG CAGGGAACGAGATGGAAGTGACTGCAAACCCAG TAAACAGAAACCCGGGTATTAAAGATGTGATTCAGAGCAAGACGCTCTTCATCGTCTCTGGAGTGTCCGCGCTCCTCCTCATCGTGCTGGTGGTGATGATCTGTGTTGTTCAGAGAAGAAGGCGAAGGCACACAG AGATGACCTGCCCCATTTATGGTAACACCCGTCCACCACCGGCGACCAGCAGGCAGCAAACCAGCGAACCCGACCCTCTGGTGGCCAGCAGAGTCCCCCCAGAGGCCCAGACACCCCTGAAAGCAAAGTGTCgagatgtccctgagcaagacacatcACCCTAA
- the LOC132468833 gene encoding uncharacterized protein LOC132468833 isoform X3, whose translation MIFWELFLIPVFLAVGVMSLNCTLKILDEPPGQIKVLPGSSLKLYYTVECQEAKVACFFSANSSEGAFTCIDESSEMSCNYTLIIVQVKDSGWYYCKFKIDRPILCQVESGKTRVDVAGNEMEVTANPVNRNPGIKDVIQSKTLFIVSGVSALLLIVLVVMICVVQRRRRRHTEMTCPIYGNTRPPPATSRQQTSEPDPLVASRVPPEAQTPLKAKCRDVPEQDTSP comes from the exons ATGATATTCTGGGAGTTGTTCCTTATTCCAGTCTTCCTGGCAG TGGGTGTCATGTCGTTGAACTGTACACTCAAGATCCTGGATGAACCCCCAGGCCAGATCAAGGTTCTTCCTGGTTCCTCCCTGAAGCTGTACTACACCGTTGAATGCCAGGAAGCAAAGGTGGCCTGCTTCTTCTCCGCCAATAGTTCAGAAGGAGCCTTTACATGCATCGATGAATCCTCTGAGATGAGCTGCAATTACACACTCATAATTGTCCAAGTCAAGGACAGTGGATGGTACTATTGTAAATTCAAAATAGATCGACCTATATTATGCCAAGTAGAAAGCGGGAAAACGCGTGTTGATGTCG CAGGGAACGAGATGGAAGTGACTGCAAACCCAG TAAACAGAAACCCGGGTATTAAAGATGTGATTCAGAGCAAGACGCTCTTCATCGTCTCTGGAGTGTCCGCGCTCCTCCTCATCGTGCTGGTGGTGATGATCTGTGTTGTTCAGAGAAGAAGGCGAAGGCACACAG AGATGACCTGCCCCATTTATGGTAACACCCGTCCACCACCGGCGACCAGCAGGCAGCAAACCAGCGAACCCGACCCTCTGGTGGCCAGCAGAGTCCCCCCAGAGGCCCAGACACCCCTGAAAGCAAAGTGTCgagatgtccctgagcaagacacatcACCCTAA
- the LOC132468834 gene encoding semaphorin-4E-like — MAPPLRGGSILLAPPLFFLLSLGALGALGAQYCDPRKTFPYQDEDLRLFREEGVWNYSTMLLREEQGVLMLGAREAIYALDLHNVSSKKAAVRPSN, encoded by the exons ATGGCTCCGCCTCTCCGTGGCGGGAGCATTCTCTTGGCCCCGCCCTTGTTTTTCCTGCTGTCGTTGGGAgcgctgggagcactgggagcacAGTACTGTGATCCACGGAAAACCTTCCCCTACCAGG ACGAGGACCTCAGGCTgttcagggaggagggggtgtggaACTACTCGACCATGCTGCTTCGGGAGGAGCAGGGCGTTCTGATGCTGGGGGCCAGGGAGGCCATCTACGCCCTCGACCTCCACAACGTCTCCAGCAAGAAGGCCGCCGTAAGACCCTCAAACTGA
- the LOC132468580 gene encoding semaphorin-4E-like has protein sequence MACVAGLGVRVRFRVEHVNPLCPPADEDLRLFREEGVWNYSTMLLREEQGVLMLGAREAIYALDLHNVSSKKAAVYWRVTREKQKECAYKGKQSEVECRNYIQTLHPVNQTTMYVCGTNAFSPVCDYMSYSDGRLVLHGQQEEGKGKCPFDPFQRYSSLMVGSDLYSATFINFLGSEPVVLRSSNTAVRTEFKSSWLNEPTFVYMDHIPESVDSADGDDDKVYLFFSEKAMEYDFYSKLTVSRVARVCKEDMGGQRTLQRKWTSFVKARLDCSLPEPSLPPIVQDVFLLKDHNWRRSVFYAVFTPQSGSSRLSAVCAFSVTAIRELFNEGKFKTPVAVETSHVKWVMHSGELPVPRPGACINNAARRLGMGNSLDLPDKTLQFIRDRPLMDEAVRPLTGRPLLVTRGPALTRIVVDSVRALDGKEHAVMFIGTENGFIQKAVNYEGEMFVIEETQVYEDPQPITTLRLSSTKGHVYAGSASGVVQMPVSNCGRQRSCSDCVLARDPYCAWDLPSARCASVGSGRSAAVQSLVEGDTSECPQPEPVPVIEVTLVPGNNLQLPCSAASNLARVHWLLSGRPLAAGPRYYQYPGGLLLLNASGPDAGRYVCRSVERARGGTHNRTLAVYLLAPGLGLGPGGAGKGPEGEAPVDEAVANSTAGPDIPGATAAKGPGPAEPGGPETQTDGGRVAGLRVAVGVLALLCLALTAALLWKVKREPLLRLLPWGGPREGEVKTPVTEYAQVQNHAASEGKTAGEAPGSPCLGNNHHSGVDFTGNGPPLFTSMADISCLEGLGYINDESEI, from the exons ATGGCGTGTGTTGCG ggtttaggggttagggttaggtttagagTTGAACATGTGAACCCGTTGTGCCCTCCTGCAGACGAGGACCTCAGGCTgttcagggaggagggggtgtggaACTACTCCACCATGCTGCTTCGGGAGGAGCAGGGCGTTCTGATGCTGGGGGCCAGGGAGGCCATCTACGCCCTCGACCTCCACAACGTCTCCAGCAAGAAGGCCGCC GTCTACTGGAGAGTGACCAGAGAGAAGCAGAAGGAGTGCGCCTACAAGGGGAAACAATCCGAG GTGGAATGCCGGAACTACATCCAGACCCTGCACCCAGTGAACCAGACCACCATGTACGTGTGCGGGACCAACGCCTTCAGCCCCGTCTGTGACTACATG TCCTACTCAGACGGACGACTGGTCCTGCacgggcagcaggaggaggggaaggggaagtgTCCTTTTGATCCCTTCCAGAGATACTCCTCCCTCATGGTCG GAAGTGACCTGTATTCTGCAACATTCATCAACTTCTTGGGCTCTGAGCCCGTGGTCCTTCGCAGCTCCAACACGGCCGTGCGGACCGAGTTCAAAAGCTCTTGGCTCAACG AGCCCACCTTTGTGTACATGGATCACATCCCCGAGAGCGTGGACAGCGCGGACGGCGACGACGACAAGGTGTACCTGTTCTTCAGCGAGAAGGCCATGGAGTACGACTTCTACAGCAAGCTCACTGTGTCACGGGTGGCGCGCGTCTGCAAG GAGGATATGGGCGGCCAGCGGACGTTGCAGAGGAAATGGACATCCTTCGTGAAAGCCCGTCTGGACTGCTCTCTGCCCGAGCCCAGCCTGCCTCCTATTGTCCAAGATGTCTTCCTGCTCAAAGACCACAACTGGAGGAGGAGCGTCTTCTACGCCGTGTTCACCCCCCAGtc GGGGTCGTCGCGGCTGTCGGCCGTCTGCGCGTTCAGCGTCACCGCCATCAGGGAGCTCTTCAACGAGGGCAAGTTCAAGACCCCCGTTGCCGTGGAGACGTCCCACGTCAAATGGGTGATGCACAGCGGGGAGCTGCCCGTGCCACGACCGGGAGCG TGCATCAACAACGCGGCCCGCCGGCTGGGCATGGGGAACTCTCTGGACCTCCCGGACAAGACCCTGCAGTTCATCCGGGACCGGCCCCTGATGGACGAGGCGGTGCGCCCGCTGACcgggcgccccctgctggtcaccCGGGGCCCCGCCCTGACCCGCATCGTGGTGGACAGCGTGCGGGCGCTGGACGGGAAGGAGCACGCCGTCATGTTCATCGGCACGG AGAACGGTTTCATCCAGAAGGCGGTGAACTATGAAGGGGAGATGTTTGTGATAGAGGAGACCCAGGTGTACGAAGACCCTCAGCCAATCACCACCCTGCGCCTCTCATCCACCAAG gGCCACGTGTACGCGGGCTCTGCGTCCGGCGTGGTCCAGATGCCGGTCAGTAACTGCGGGCGCCAGCGGTCGTGCTCGGACTGCGTCCTGGCCCGGGACCCCTACTGCGCCTGGGACCTCCCCAGCGCCCGCTGCGCCTCGGTGGGCAGCGGGCGCTCGGCTGCCGTCCAGAGCCTGGTGGAGGGGGACACCTCCGAGTGTCCTCAGCCAG aGCCCGTGCCGGTCATCGAGGTGACCCTGGTCCCGGGGAACAACCTCCAGCTCCCCTGCTCTGCCGCCTCCAACCTGGCCCGGGTCCACTGGCTGCTCTCGGGCCGGCCCCTGGCCGCGGGCCCCCGGTACTACCAGTACCCCGGGGGCCTGCTGCTGCTCAACGCCTCGGGGCCCGACGCCGGCCGCTACGTCTGCCGCTCCGTGGAGCGCGCGCGCGGCGGGACCCACAACCGTACGCTGGCGGTCTACCTCCTCGCgccgggcctgggcctgggccccgggggggccggGAAGGGGCCGGAGGGTGAGGCCCCCGTCGACGAGGCAGTGGCAAATTCCACGGCGGGACCCGACATTCCGGGCGCCACGGCGGCCAAGGGGCCCGGCCCGGCGGAGCCCGGGGGTCCGGAGACGCAGACGGATGGGGGCCGCGTGGCGGGGCTGCGTGTGGCCGTGGGGGTGCTCGCGCTGCTCTGCCTCGCGCTGACCGCCGCGCTGCTCTGGAAGGTGAAGAGGGAGCCGCTGCTGAGGCTCTTGCCTTGGGGGGGGCCCCGGGAGGGCGAGGTCAAGACCCCCGTGACGGAGTACGCCCAGGTTCAGAACCACGCGGCGTCGGAGGGGAAGACGGCGGGGGAGGCACCGGGCAGCCCTTGCCTGGGGAACAATCACCACTCCGGGGTGGACTTCACGGGGAACGGGCCCCCCCTCTTCACCTCCATGGCGGACATTTCATGTTTGGAGGGACTGGGGTACATCAACGACGAGTCTGAGATCTGA
- the LOC132468833 gene encoding uncharacterized protein LOC132468833 isoform X4, whose amino-acid sequence MIVWEMFLIPFSMAVGVMSLNCTLKILDEPPGQIKVLPGSSLKLYYTVECQEAKVACFFSANSSEGAFTCIDESSEMSCNYTLIIVQVKDSGWYYCKFKIDRPILCQVESGKTRVDVAGNEMEVTANPVNRNPGIKDVIQSKTLFIVSGVSALLLIVLVVMICVVQRRRRRHTEMTCPIYGNTRPPPATSRQQTSEPDPLVASRVPPEAQTPLKAKCRDVPEQDTSP is encoded by the exons ATGATAGTCTGGGAGATGTTCCTTATTCCATTCTCCATGGCAG TGGGTGTCATGTCGTTGAACTGTACACTCAAGATCCTGGATGAACCCCCAGGCCAGATCAAGGTTCTTCCTGGTTCCTCCCTGAAGCTGTACTACACCGTTGAATGCCAGGAAGCAAAGGTGGCCTGCTTCTTCTCCGCCAATAGTTCAGAAGGAGCCTTTACATGCATCGATGAATCCTCTGAGATGAGCTGCAATTACACACTCATAATTGTCCAAGTCAAGGACAGTGGATGGTACTATTGTAAATTCAAAATAGATCGACCTATATTATGCCAAGTAGAAAGCGGGAAAACGCGTGTTGATGTCG CAGGGAACGAGATGGAAGTGACTGCAAACCCAG TAAACAGAAACCCGGGTATTAAAGATGTGATTCAGAGCAAGACGCTCTTCATCGTCTCTGGAGTGTCCGCGCTCCTCCTCATCGTGCTGGTGGTGATGATCTGTGTTGTTCAGAGAAGAAGGCGAAGGCACACAG AGATGACCTGCCCCATTTATGGTAACACCCGTCCACCACCGGCGACCAGCAGGCAGCAAACCAGCGAACCCGACCCTCTGGTGGCCAGCAGAGTCCCCCCAGAGGCCCAGACACCCCTGAAAGCAAAGTGTCgagatgtccctgagcaagacacatcACCCTAA
- the LOC132468833 gene encoding uncharacterized protein LOC132468833 isoform X1, with product MIVWEMFLIPVSLAVTAMSSNCTPQILDEPPGPVLRGSSLTLICSGTCQGGTKSNRVMLNWRFSANDSKRSDEERNFTCNNRPPEEKMWCNYTITNVQDKDSGWYYCVVTFVKPILRKIYSNGTLIVVAGNEMEVTAKSGTKTPGFIDVIGNKTFLIVSGVSALLLIVLVVMICVVQRRRRRHQEMTCPIYGNTRPPPATSRQQTSEPDPLVASRVPPEAQTPLKAKCRDVPEQDTSP from the exons ATGATAGTCTGGGAGATGTTCCTTATTCCAGTCTCCCTGGCAG TGACAGCCATGTCGTCGAATTGTACACCCCAGATCCTGGATGAACCCCCAGGCCCGGTTCTTCGTGGTTCCTCCCTGACTCTGATCTGCAGCGGTACATGTCAGGGAGGAACCAAGAGTAACAGAGTAATGTTGAACTGGCGCTTCTCCGCCAATGATTCAAAAAGATCAGACGAAGAGAGAAACTTTACATGCAACAATAGACCCCCTGAGGAAAAGATGTGGTGCAATTACACAATAACAAATGTCCAAGACAAGGACAGTGGATGGTACTATTGTGTAGTCACGTTCGTCAAACCTATATTAAGGAAAATCTATTCCAATGGAACACTCATTGTTGTCG CAGGGAACGAGATGGAAGTGACTGCAAAATCAG GAACTAAGACCCCAGGTTTTATAGATGTGATCGGGAACAAGACGTTCCTCATCGTCTCTGGAGTGTCCGCGCTCCTCCTCATCGTGCTGGTGGTGATGATCTGTGTTGTTCAGAGAAGAAGGCGAAGGCACCAAG AGATGACCTGCCCCATTTATGGTAACACCCGTCCACCACCGGCGACCAGCAGGCAGCAAACCAGCGAACCCGACCCTCTGGTGGCCAGCAGAGTCCCCCCAGAGGCCCAGACACCCCTGAAAGCAAAGTGTCgagatgtccctgagcaagacacatcACCCTAA